In Vibrio sp. STUT-A11, a genomic segment contains:
- the mutT gene encoding 8-oxo-dGTP diphosphatase MutT, with translation MKRIHIVAAIIFNQDKSQIFITKRPDDKHKGGFWEFPGGKVEPEESVEQAMTRELEEEVGILVTEQSLFEHLEYDYPDKSLKFDFISVTAFEHEPYGKEGQQGRWVDIKSLPEYAFPEANVPILERVVQEFSC, from the coding sequence GATAAATCGCAGATCTTCATTACTAAACGTCCTGACGATAAACATAAAGGCGGATTCTGGGAGTTTCCTGGTGGCAAAGTCGAGCCCGAAGAGTCTGTTGAACAAGCGATGACTCGCGAGCTGGAAGAAGAAGTGGGAATTTTGGTGACAGAGCAGTCTCTGTTTGAACACCTTGAATACGACTACCCAGACAAATCCCTCAAGTTCGATTTTATCTCTGTTACCGCTTTTGAACATGAACCATATGGTAAAGAAGGCCAGCAAGGACGTTGGGTTGATATCAAGAGCTTGCCTGAATATGCGTTTCCGGAAGCGAATGTGCCAATCCTCGAACGCGTCGTACAAGAGTTTTCTTGCTAG
- the dapB gene encoding 4-hydroxy-tetrahydrodipicolinate reductase, with amino-acid sequence MVRIAIAGAAGRMGRNLVKASHHHQEASIAAGSERPESSLVGVDIGELCGEGKFDVVLTDDLVKDVDNFDVIIDFTAPVSTLANLELCKQHGKSIVIGTTGFSEEERALIDEAAKQVPVVMAPNYSVGVNLVFKLLEKAAKVMGDYCDIEIVEAHHRHKVDAPSGTAIGMGEAIAGAMGNNLNDVAVYAREGITGERTKDEIGFATIRAGDIVGEHTAMFADIGERVEITHKATDRMTFANGAVKAAVWLSAKPAGFYTMTDVLGLNEL; translated from the coding sequence ATGGTTCGTATTGCAATCGCAGGAGCAGCTGGCCGTATGGGTCGCAACTTGGTCAAAGCTTCACACCATCATCAAGAAGCATCGATAGCGGCTGGTTCTGAACGCCCGGAATCATCACTCGTTGGTGTCGATATCGGTGAGCTTTGTGGTGAAGGTAAGTTTGATGTTGTGTTGACGGATGATCTTGTTAAAGACGTGGATAACTTTGATGTCATTATCGACTTTACTGCACCAGTAAGCACTTTAGCTAACCTGGAGCTATGCAAACAGCATGGTAAGAGCATTGTGATTGGTACCACTGGCTTTAGTGAAGAAGAACGTGCGCTTATTGATGAAGCTGCGAAGCAAGTTCCTGTTGTAATGGCTCCTAATTACTCTGTTGGCGTGAATCTGGTATTCAAGTTGTTAGAAAAAGCAGCCAAAGTCATGGGTGATTACTGCGATATCGAAATTGTTGAAGCACACCATCGCCATAAAGTGGATGCACCGTCAGGTACTGCAATTGGTATGGGAGAGGCTATTGCAGGTGCGATGGGTAACAATCTTAATGACGTAGCGGTTTATGCTCGTGAAGGCATTACTGGTGAGCGAACTAAAGATGAGATTGGCTTTGCCACCATTCGAGCTGGCGACATTGTTGGTGAACACACTGCGATGTTTGCAGATATTGGTGAGCGTGTTGAGATTACACACAAAGCAACGGATCGCATGACCTTTGCAAATGGCGCAGTGAAGGCCGCGGTTTGGTTGAGTGCTAAACCTGCAGGCTTTTATACCATGACCGATGTACTGGGCCTGAATGAACTGTAG